In Acidobacteriota bacterium, the genomic stretch CCAAGTACCTCATCATGAAACATCAATGGAACAGCAATTTCCGATTTGAAATTTCCCGCCAATTTTATGTAATATTCACATTTTGTAACATCGCCAATATTTATTATTCTTTTCTCTAATGCACACCTCCCTGTTATACCCTTTCCAACGGAGATCTTTGTCCCAATTATATGCTCAGGAAAATTTGTTACTGCTCTTATGACCAGACTGTCCCTTTCTTTCAGTAGAACTGCGCATGTATCATATTTTAAAGTTTCTGTTATATGAATAACTGAATTTTTGAGAATGCTTTCAAAATCTAAACTGGATGTAATCTGTAATCCGATATTTCTTATAAGCTCAATCTCTTTTAAATTTTTTATTTTTAAATAAAAATTATTTATGAGTTCTGATAGGTCATTTAAAAAATTTATTTCATCCTTTTTTATGGAGTTCTTCATTTCATTTTCAACAAGAAGAACCCCGAAAGTATCATCTTTGTAAGTTAGTGGTACTGCAACCTGGGAAGATATTTTATTATTTGTAACAGGAGTGGAGAACTCACACTCATCAATTTCCCTTATATTCAATAACTTTTTTTCTTTAGCTACTTTACCAACTATACCTTCTCCTACTTGGAAACTATTCTTCCCCTTAGTTCCCCTTTTGCATGAAAAGTTTTTTAAATCTAATTTATCGTTTATTTTTAAAAAAATAAATATGTTATCGAAAAAGGGAATTTCAGAAAATTTCTTAATTAAAAATTCACAAAAATCATCTAAACCAGCATAAGAAGGAAGGATTGAATTTAAGTTCTGAATAAAGCGTCTGTACAGAAGAATCTTTTCCCATCGTGAAATATTTCGAATACTAAATAAATACATTAAGGATGCAGAAACAAATGCAACAATATAGAAAATAAAAAATATTAGAACTTCTCTTACCCCAATAATCTTATTTATCTCGGCAATGTAAAGAAAAAAAGTTAATAGAACAAAAACAAGCCCTGCGCCCCATATTCCATGAATATAACCAAAGATTATGATAAAAATTATCGAGATGGGAAAAGCTATTACATAAATAGGGGGGTACTTAAAAGTAAAGTATACAACAATAAAAAATTCTGTGATTAGTGGAAATAATGAACAAAAATAATTGTATTTTCCTTTCCTGAGGGATTTAAGCCATACAAGAAAATTGTTGAAAAAGAGCAAAGAAACTGAAAAAACTAATGCGATAAAAGGAATATCTACTTTAATATATTTATATTTTATTAATGGATATAAAAGAATTAATACAAGAGATATTATGAATCTAATGTAAAATCTGAGTTTTTCAAGTTGAAGTCTGCTTCTTTCCCTCTCTTCTTTAATCTCAGCGCTTTCTATTTTCATTTTCCTTTTTTTATTAAATCACATAAAAATATAATATTTCAATCCTTTAGGAATTCATGTAAATTTTTGTAATAAAATAACTTAATTTGAATCTTATGGGCATGAAGTGGCCTGAAAAT encodes the following:
- a CDS encoding diguanylate cyclase; the encoded protein is MKIESAEIKEERERSRLQLEKLRFYIRFIISLVLILLYPLIKYKYIKVDIPFIALVFSVSLLFFNNFLVWLKSLRKGKYNYFCSLFPLITEFFIVVYFTFKYPPIYVIAFPISIIFIIIFGYIHGIWGAGLVFVLLTFFLYIAEINKIIGVREVLIFFIFYIVAFVSASLMYLFSIRNISRWEKILLYRRFIQNLNSILPSYAGLDDFCEFLIKKFSEIPFFDNIFIFLKINDKLDLKNFSCKRGTKGKNSFQVGEGIVGKVAKEKKLLNIREIDECEFSTPVTNNKISSQVAVPLTYKDDTFGVLLVENEMKNSIKKDEINFLNDLSELINNFYLKIKNLKEIELIRNIGLQITSSLDFESILKNSVIHITETLKYDTCAVLLKERDSLVIRAVTNFPEHIIGTKISVGKGITGRCALEKRIINIGDVTKCEYYIKLAGNFKSEIAVPLMFHDEVLGVISIESERFNAFGPDDERTLSILASEISVAIKNARNHEQLEIIRNIGFQFTSMFDLEEILNFVIKEMSERFDYDHCAVLLKEGDELVIRAVNLDPEKLIGKRISLNKGVTGRCARERRLINVEDTSKSYDFISFREGSCLSEIAIPIIFSEEVLGILNVESFQKNAFSKEDESFLSVLASEIAVAINNAKIHTKLKEMAIVDDLTGVYNYRYFYEMLRKEIARAQRYDRDLSLIILDIDDFKKINDIFGHLKGDEVLKTLSGILRESIRRYEDVSGVRMNDIDIVARYGGEEFVIILPETNIEGAKRTAERLRSFIEASVSRICNLKDDEGKLIPLTVSVGVTNYKKNEKEFDFIKRVDDALYRAKREGKNQIYTID